The Gossypium arboreum mitochondrion, complete genome sequence TTTCGCATGAAAGAAGGTAAAAGAACGAGAGTTCGTGCTATTTTTTATCAAACTTTTCATCGCCCGGCTCGAACTGAACGCGATGTAATCAAACTTATGGTTGACGCCGTAGAGAATATAAAGCCCATATGCGAAGTGGAAAAAGTAAGAATAGCGGGTACTATTTATGATGTCCCTGGGATTGTAGCCAAGGATCGTCAACAAACCTTAGCTATTCGTTGGATCCTTGAAGCAGCTTTCAAACGACGTATAAGCTACAGGATAAGCTTAGAGAAATGTTCATTTGCTGAGATACTGGATGCTTACCGAAAGAGGGGAATTGCACGTAAGAAAAGG is a genomic window containing:
- the rps7 gene encoding ribosomal protein S7 — translated: MGGLDGEQKQLIKKLVNFRMKEGKRTRVRAIFYQTFHRPARTERDVIKLMVDAVENIKPICEVEKVRIAGTIYDVPGIVAKDRQQTLAIRWILEAAFKRRISYRISLEKCSFAEILDAYRKRGIARKKRENLHGLSSTNRSFAHFRWW